In one Diprion similis isolate iyDipSimi1 chromosome 6, iyDipSimi1.1, whole genome shotgun sequence genomic region, the following are encoded:
- the LOC124407669 gene encoding protein strawberry notch-like isoform X6 produces MPRPKRTSTKRYKAEEVSEDSSAGSGSDFDDDEDPDKIEVPVLNQKFANKLPGGLVTKTNAAPGYEMLRVGGSQGTPGFLGVGGMGPVGQMAANNPYAFPPSLASLAGYNPAALFQHSKSPSAMEMSNMMGMGSLMGLGSMAGLNPFMLQQFLSQNGMHPNWSGGLSGKAVSQLWMNSGDPGKMNMQPTLPEEEEVDDEDMGVAETYADYMPTKLKLGRKHPDPVVETASLSSVEPTDVWYKVVIPEEIIRSGALSALQLESITYASQQHEHLLPDGTRAGFLIGDGAGVGKGRTIAGIIFENYLRGRKRAIWVSVSNDLKYDAERDLKDIGAGKIEVHPLNKFKYAKISSAVNSNVKKGVIFSTYSALIGESSQSGGKYKSRLKQLLQWCGEDFDGLIVFDECHRAKNLCPTGSSKPTKTGLTVLELQNKLPKARVVYASATGASEPRNMAYMVRCGMWGEGTPFPEFTDFIAAVEKRGVGAMEIVAMDMKLRGMYIARQLSFHGVAFKIEEVPLSKEFTKVYDTSVKLWVEAMQKFQEAAELIDAENRMKKTMWGQFWSSHQRFFKYLCIAAKVKHAVAVAREAVKCGKCVVIGLQSTGEARTLEQLERDDGELSDFVSTAKGVLQTLVEKHFPAPDRNRIHRLLGLEPPKSSKSHNGDLDEAGGSTGKRKPVRQAAQRASKKVKTWSTDDDVSEDDRNGGGRSSGSEFKLSGTESEEDNRSDDESNASSDFNPFYSDSDSDADPWDRRKKKGKKHKKSPKKRLSTQDKIQSMLASKTSHNKNKRNGDSGMGMPGMGLPMSQAPPRDAIERACCIKEELLAQIESLGDKLPPNTLDQLIDELGGPENVAEMTGRKGRVVQTEDGAIQYESRSEVDVPLETLNLTEKQRFMDGEKTVAIISEAASSGISLQSDRRARNQMRRVHITLELPWSADRAIQQFGRTHRSNQVNAPEYIFLISDLAGERRFASIVAKRLESLGALTHGDRRATETRDLSQFNIDNKYGRAALEATMKTIMGYESPLVPPPQDYKGEFFKDVADALVGVGLICNSESMPGVLTLDKDYNNMSKFLNRILGMPVDLQNRLFKYFTDTLNAIVTQAKKTGRFDMGILDLGTSGENVKRVKLYRFLRKHATGIAPTELHIVHVERGMSWAEAMDRWESLTGSKEGFYLSHQVRNGKQTAILAVAVESGKKKGENRKDHLYTVYRPNTGLQLRQETLGELEKKYKKVETEEAEPHWTQQYDASVDTCSHAYWRGNCKNTTLGLDCEVGLRRRSYNVLAGSVLSVWSRVENVLATRSGHNSKMQVVRLRTDESLKIVGTLIPKSCMEALREALSSDAEKTEEQTF; encoded by the exons ATGCCCAGGCCGAAACGAACC TCGACAAAGAGGTACAAAGCTGAAGAAGTCAGCGAAGACAGCAGCGCAGGTAGTGGCAGTGATTTTGATGACGATGAGGATCCAGATAAAATAGAAGTACCAG TACTCAaccaaaaatttgcaaataaacTTCCGGGTGGTCTAGTGACAAAAACCAACGCTGCTCCGGGCTACGAGATGCTTCGTGTCGGCGGGTCTCAGGGGACACCAGGCTTCCTGGGTGTCGGTGGAATGGGGCCGGTTGGACAAATGGCTGCTAATAATCCCTATGCATTTCCACCGAGCCTTGCTAGTTTAGCAGGTTACAATCCCGCTGCCCTTTTTCAACATAGTAAGTCACCCTCTG CAATGGAAATGAGCAACATGATGGGAATGGGTAGTCTAATGGGCCTTGGATCTATGGCTGGTCTAAACCCATTCATGCTGCAACAATTCCTAAGCCAAAACGGAATGCATCCAAATTGGTCCGGAGGATTGTCAG GTAAAGCCGTGTCTCAATTGTGGATGAATTCCGGTGATCCGGGAAAAATGAACATGCAGCCGACATTgccagaagaagaagaagtggaTGACGAAGATATGGGTGTTGCAGAAACCTACGCAGACTATATGCCCACAAAAT taaaactAGGCCGAAAGCATCCTGATCCTGTTGTGGAAACCGCTTCATTATCTAGCGTGGAGCCGACAGATGTGTGGTACAAAGTTGTCATCCCTGAAGAGATTATTCGGTCCGGAGCCTTGTCCGCGTTGCAACTAGAATCAATAACATATGCATCGCAGCAACACGAGCATTTATTACCAGATGGTACAAGAGCTGGTTTTCTCATAGGAGATGGAGCTGGAGTAGGAAAAGGTCGAACAATAGCtggaataatatttgaaaactatTTAAGAGGTAGAAAACGGGCGATCTGGGTATCTGTTTCTAATGATTTGAAATACGATGCTGAACGAGACTTGAAAGACATAGGTGcaggaaaaattgaagtgcatccattgaataaatttaaatatgcGAAGATATCGTCAGCcgtaaattcaaacgttaagAAAGGTGTTATATTCAGTACTTATTCAGCCCTCATCGGCGAATCTTCTCAAAGTGGGGGTAAATACAAAAGCCGACTGAAGCAGCTATTACAGTGGTGCGGCGAAGACTTTGATGGGTTAATTGTGTTCGACGAGTGTCACAGAGCGAAAAATCTCTGCCCTACTGGTAGTTCAAAACCAACAAAAACTGGCCTGACGGTCCTAGAACTTCAAAACAAATTGCCTAAGGCACGAGTTGTATATGCTTCCGCAACGGGGGCATCCGAACCAAGGAATATGGCTTACATGGTGAGATGTGGTATGTGGGGAGAAGGGACACCTTTTCCGGAGTTCACTGACTTCATCGCTGCTGTAGAAAAAAGAGGTGTTGGCGCTATGGAAATTGTAGCTATGGACATGAAGTTGCGAGGAATGTATATAGCCAGACAGCTCAGCTTTCACGGTGTGGcattcaaaattgaagaagTTCCTTTATCCAAAGAATTTACAAAAGTGTATGACACATCTGTGAAACTG tggGTTGAAGCTATGCAGAAATTCCAAGAAGCTGCTGAACTTATTGATGCCGAAAacaggatgaaaaaaacaatgtgGGGGCAATTCTGGTCTTCGcatcaaagatttttcaagtatcTTTGTATAGCTGCTAAAGTTAAACATGCGGTAGCAGTTGCTCGTGAAGCAGTGAAATGTGGCAAATGTGTCGTGATAGGTCTACAATCTACTGGAGAAGCCCGTACTTTAGAACAACTAGAGAGAGATGATGGTGAACTCAGTGACTTTGTTTCAACAGCAAA GGGGGTTCTTCAAACTTTGGTAGAAAAACACTTCCCAGCACCTGATCGAAATCGAATACATCGATTACTTGGACTTGAGCCGCCAAAATCCAGCAAATCTCATAATGGAGACTTGGATGAAGCAGGAGGTTCAACAGGGAAACGTAAACCAGTGCGACAAGCTGCACAGAGAGCATCGAAGAAGGTCAAGACATGGTCTACCGACGATGATGTGTCTGAGGATGACAGAAATGGCGGTGGCCGGAGTTCTGGATCAGAGTTCAAACTCTCCGGAACTGAAAGTGAAGAAGACAATCGTAGTGACGACGAAAGTAACGCTAGTTCTGACTTTAATCCTTTCTACAGTGACAGTGATTCTGATGCAG ATCCATGGgacaggaggaaaaaaaaggggaagaaacataaaaaatcacCGAAAAAACGTCTAAGTACGCAAGATAAAATTCAGTCGATGCTTGCAAGTAAAACATCacataacaaaaacaaacggaacggTGACAGTGGTATGGGAATGCCTGGAATGGGCTTGCCAATGTCGCAAGCTCCACCGCGTGATGCTATCGAGCGTGCCTGTTGCATTAAAGAAGAATTACTGGCCCAGATCGAATCTCTTGGTGACAAATTACCTCCAAATACACTAGATCAACTTATCGACGAATTAGGCGGTCCTGAAAACGTTGCTGAAATGACGGGTAGAAAAGGTCGAGTTGTTCAGACTGAGGATGGTGCGATTCAATATGAATCTCGATCGGAAGTAGATGTTCCATTAGAAACTTTGAATTTAACAGAAAAACAAAGGTTTATGGATGGCGAAAAAACGGTAGCAATCATTTCCGAGGCCGCGAGCAGTGGTATTTCCTTGCAAAGCGATAGGCGGGCTAGAAATCAAATGCGAAGAGTACACATTACTCTAGAACTGCCATGGAGTGCCGACAGAGCTATCCAACAATTTGGAAGAACTCATAGATCCAATCAAGTCAATGCGCCAGAGTACATTTTTCTGATATCCGACTTGGCTGGCGAACGAAGATTTGCTTCAATCGTAGCAAAACGTTTAGAAAGCTTGGGGGCTTTAACACACGGTGATCGAAGAGCTACAGAAACAAGAGATTTGTCACAGTTTAATATTGATAACAAATATGGTAGGGCTGCATTAGAAGCCACTATGAAAACAATAATGGGTTATGAAAGCCCGCTGGTTCCACCACCGCAAGATTACAAAGGAGAATTCTTCAAAGACGTCGCAGATGCCCTGGTTGGGGTTGGACTAATTTGTAATAGTGAAAGCATGCCAGGTGTCTTGACCTTAGACAAAGATTACAACAATATGTCCAAATTCCTCAACAGAATTTTAGGCATGCCCGTCGATTTACAAAATAGACTTTTTAAGTACTTCACCGACACGTTGAATGCGATAGTGACTCAGGCAAAGAAAACTGGCCGTTTTGATATGGGGATTCTCGATTTGGGTACATCTGGTGAAAACGTTAAGAGAGTAAAATTGTACCgatttttacgaaaacacgcAACCGGCATTGCGCCAACGGAGCTACACATCGTTCACGTCGAGAGAGGGATGAGCTGGGCAGAAGCTATGGATCGGTGGGAATCACTAACAGGATCCAAAGAAGGCTTTTACCTAAGTCATCAGGTCAGAAACGGAAAGCAGACAGCTATATTGGCTGTGGCAGTCGAAAGTGGcaagaaaaaaggagaaaatagaAAGGACCACCTTTACACAGTCTATAG gcCTAATACGGGTCTGCAGTTGCGACAAGAGACATTGGGCGAATTAgagaaaaagtacaaaaaggTGGAAACTGAAGAAGCCGAACCACATTGGACTCAGCAGTACGACGCGTCAGTAGACACGTGTTCTCATGCGTACTGGCGaggaaattgcaaaaataccACATTGGGACTGGATTGTGAAGTTGGATTGCGTAGGCGATCTTACAATGTACTTGCAGGATCGGTGCTGAGCGTGTGGAGTCGAGTTGAAAATGTACTAGCTACAAGATCTGGCCACAATTCAAAGATGCAGGTTGTGCGTTTGAGAACTG ATGAGAGCTTAAAAATAGTGGGCACGTTAATCCCAAAATCTTGTATGGAAGCATTGCGTGAAGCTCTCTCATCAGATGCCGAAAAAACTGAGGAGCAAACATTCTGA
- the LOC124407669 gene encoding protein strawberry notch-like isoform X5 has product MPRPKRTSTKRYKAEEVSEDSSAGSGSDFDDDEDPDKIEVPGGGKDLATAAGIGGIKEEKPLVPAPLLKGHGGVSILNQKFANKLPGGLVTKTNAAPGYEMLRVGGSQGTPGFLGVGGMGPVGQMAANNPYAFPPSLASLAGYNPAALFQHTMEMSNMMGMGSLMGLGSMAGLNPFMLQQFLSQNGMHPNWSGGLSGKAVSQLWMNSGDPGKMNMQPTLPEEEEVDDEDMGVAETYADYMPTKLKLGRKHPDPVVETASLSSVEPTDVWYKVVIPEEIIRSGALSALQLESITYASQQHEHLLPDGTRAGFLIGDGAGVGKGRTIAGIIFENYLRGRKRAIWVSVSNDLKYDAERDLKDIGAGKIEVHPLNKFKYAKISSAVNSNVKKGVIFSTYSALIGESSQSGGKYKSRLKQLLQWCGEDFDGLIVFDECHRAKNLCPTGSSKPTKTGLTVLELQNKLPKARVVYASATGASEPRNMAYMVRCGMWGEGTPFPEFTDFIAAVEKRGVGAMEIVAMDMKLRGMYIARQLSFHGVAFKIEEVPLSKEFTKVYDTSVKLWVEAMQKFQEAAELIDAENRMKKTMWGQFWSSHQRFFKYLCIAAKVKHAVAVAREAVKCGKCVVIGLQSTGEARTLEQLERDDGELSDFVSTAKGVLQTLVEKHFPAPDRNRIHRLLGLEPPKSSKSHNGDLDEAGGSTGKRKPVRQAAQRASKKVKTWSTDDDVSEDDRNGGGRSSGSEFKLSGTESEEDNRSDDESNASSDFNPFYSDSDSDADPWDRRKKKGKKHKKSPKKRLSTQDKIQSMLASKTSHNKNKRNGDSGMGMPGMGLPMSQAPPRDAIERACCIKEELLAQIESLGDKLPPNTLDQLIDELGGPENVAEMTGRKGRVVQTEDGAIQYESRSEVDVPLETLNLTEKQRFMDGEKTVAIISEAASSGISLQSDRRARNQMRRVHITLELPWSADRAIQQFGRTHRSNQVNAPEYIFLISDLAGERRFASIVAKRLESLGALTHGDRRATETRDLSQFNIDNKYGRAALEATMKTIMGYESPLVPPPQDYKGEFFKDVADALVGVGLICNSESMPGVLTLDKDYNNMSKFLNRILGMPVDLQNRLFKYFTDTLNAIVTQAKKTGRFDMGILDLGTSGENVKRVKLYRFLRKHATGIAPTELHIVHVERGMSWAEAMDRWESLTGSKEGFYLSHQVRNGKQTAILAVAVESGKKKGENRKDHLYTVYRPNTGLQLRQETLGELEKKYKKVETEEAEPHWTQQYDASVDTCSHAYWRGNCKNTTLGLDCEVGLRRRSYNVLAGSVLSVWSRVENVLATRSGHNSKMQVVRLRTDESLKIVGTLIPKSCMEALREALSSDAEKTEEQTF; this is encoded by the exons ATGCCCAGGCCGAAACGAACC TCGACAAAGAGGTACAAAGCTGAAGAAGTCAGCGAAGACAGCAGCGCAGGTAGTGGCAGTGATTTTGATGACGATGAGGATCCAGATAAAATAGAAGTACCAG GTGGTGGGAAAGATCTGGCAACAGCTGCAGGCATTGGCGGGATTAAAGAGGAGAAACCATTGGTTCCAGCTCCTTTGCTCAAGGGACATGGCGGAGTTAGCA TACTCAaccaaaaatttgcaaataaacTTCCGGGTGGTCTAGTGACAAAAACCAACGCTGCTCCGGGCTACGAGATGCTTCGTGTCGGCGGGTCTCAGGGGACACCAGGCTTCCTGGGTGTCGGTGGAATGGGGCCGGTTGGACAAATGGCTGCTAATAATCCCTATGCATTTCCACCGAGCCTTGCTAGTTTAGCAGGTTACAATCCCGCTGCCCTTTTTCAACATA CAATGGAAATGAGCAACATGATGGGAATGGGTAGTCTAATGGGCCTTGGATCTATGGCTGGTCTAAACCCATTCATGCTGCAACAATTCCTAAGCCAAAACGGAATGCATCCAAATTGGTCCGGAGGATTGTCAG GTAAAGCCGTGTCTCAATTGTGGATGAATTCCGGTGATCCGGGAAAAATGAACATGCAGCCGACATTgccagaagaagaagaagtggaTGACGAAGATATGGGTGTTGCAGAAACCTACGCAGACTATATGCCCACAAAAT taaaactAGGCCGAAAGCATCCTGATCCTGTTGTGGAAACCGCTTCATTATCTAGCGTGGAGCCGACAGATGTGTGGTACAAAGTTGTCATCCCTGAAGAGATTATTCGGTCCGGAGCCTTGTCCGCGTTGCAACTAGAATCAATAACATATGCATCGCAGCAACACGAGCATTTATTACCAGATGGTACAAGAGCTGGTTTTCTCATAGGAGATGGAGCTGGAGTAGGAAAAGGTCGAACAATAGCtggaataatatttgaaaactatTTAAGAGGTAGAAAACGGGCGATCTGGGTATCTGTTTCTAATGATTTGAAATACGATGCTGAACGAGACTTGAAAGACATAGGTGcaggaaaaattgaagtgcatccattgaataaatttaaatatgcGAAGATATCGTCAGCcgtaaattcaaacgttaagAAAGGTGTTATATTCAGTACTTATTCAGCCCTCATCGGCGAATCTTCTCAAAGTGGGGGTAAATACAAAAGCCGACTGAAGCAGCTATTACAGTGGTGCGGCGAAGACTTTGATGGGTTAATTGTGTTCGACGAGTGTCACAGAGCGAAAAATCTCTGCCCTACTGGTAGTTCAAAACCAACAAAAACTGGCCTGACGGTCCTAGAACTTCAAAACAAATTGCCTAAGGCACGAGTTGTATATGCTTCCGCAACGGGGGCATCCGAACCAAGGAATATGGCTTACATGGTGAGATGTGGTATGTGGGGAGAAGGGACACCTTTTCCGGAGTTCACTGACTTCATCGCTGCTGTAGAAAAAAGAGGTGTTGGCGCTATGGAAATTGTAGCTATGGACATGAAGTTGCGAGGAATGTATATAGCCAGACAGCTCAGCTTTCACGGTGTGGcattcaaaattgaagaagTTCCTTTATCCAAAGAATTTACAAAAGTGTATGACACATCTGTGAAACTG tggGTTGAAGCTATGCAGAAATTCCAAGAAGCTGCTGAACTTATTGATGCCGAAAacaggatgaaaaaaacaatgtgGGGGCAATTCTGGTCTTCGcatcaaagatttttcaagtatcTTTGTATAGCTGCTAAAGTTAAACATGCGGTAGCAGTTGCTCGTGAAGCAGTGAAATGTGGCAAATGTGTCGTGATAGGTCTACAATCTACTGGAGAAGCCCGTACTTTAGAACAACTAGAGAGAGATGATGGTGAACTCAGTGACTTTGTTTCAACAGCAAA GGGGGTTCTTCAAACTTTGGTAGAAAAACACTTCCCAGCACCTGATCGAAATCGAATACATCGATTACTTGGACTTGAGCCGCCAAAATCCAGCAAATCTCATAATGGAGACTTGGATGAAGCAGGAGGTTCAACAGGGAAACGTAAACCAGTGCGACAAGCTGCACAGAGAGCATCGAAGAAGGTCAAGACATGGTCTACCGACGATGATGTGTCTGAGGATGACAGAAATGGCGGTGGCCGGAGTTCTGGATCAGAGTTCAAACTCTCCGGAACTGAAAGTGAAGAAGACAATCGTAGTGACGACGAAAGTAACGCTAGTTCTGACTTTAATCCTTTCTACAGTGACAGTGATTCTGATGCAG ATCCATGGgacaggaggaaaaaaaaggggaagaaacataaaaaatcacCGAAAAAACGTCTAAGTACGCAAGATAAAATTCAGTCGATGCTTGCAAGTAAAACATCacataacaaaaacaaacggaacggTGACAGTGGTATGGGAATGCCTGGAATGGGCTTGCCAATGTCGCAAGCTCCACCGCGTGATGCTATCGAGCGTGCCTGTTGCATTAAAGAAGAATTACTGGCCCAGATCGAATCTCTTGGTGACAAATTACCTCCAAATACACTAGATCAACTTATCGACGAATTAGGCGGTCCTGAAAACGTTGCTGAAATGACGGGTAGAAAAGGTCGAGTTGTTCAGACTGAGGATGGTGCGATTCAATATGAATCTCGATCGGAAGTAGATGTTCCATTAGAAACTTTGAATTTAACAGAAAAACAAAGGTTTATGGATGGCGAAAAAACGGTAGCAATCATTTCCGAGGCCGCGAGCAGTGGTATTTCCTTGCAAAGCGATAGGCGGGCTAGAAATCAAATGCGAAGAGTACACATTACTCTAGAACTGCCATGGAGTGCCGACAGAGCTATCCAACAATTTGGAAGAACTCATAGATCCAATCAAGTCAATGCGCCAGAGTACATTTTTCTGATATCCGACTTGGCTGGCGAACGAAGATTTGCTTCAATCGTAGCAAAACGTTTAGAAAGCTTGGGGGCTTTAACACACGGTGATCGAAGAGCTACAGAAACAAGAGATTTGTCACAGTTTAATATTGATAACAAATATGGTAGGGCTGCATTAGAAGCCACTATGAAAACAATAATGGGTTATGAAAGCCCGCTGGTTCCACCACCGCAAGATTACAAAGGAGAATTCTTCAAAGACGTCGCAGATGCCCTGGTTGGGGTTGGACTAATTTGTAATAGTGAAAGCATGCCAGGTGTCTTGACCTTAGACAAAGATTACAACAATATGTCCAAATTCCTCAACAGAATTTTAGGCATGCCCGTCGATTTACAAAATAGACTTTTTAAGTACTTCACCGACACGTTGAATGCGATAGTGACTCAGGCAAAGAAAACTGGCCGTTTTGATATGGGGATTCTCGATTTGGGTACATCTGGTGAAAACGTTAAGAGAGTAAAATTGTACCgatttttacgaaaacacgcAACCGGCATTGCGCCAACGGAGCTACACATCGTTCACGTCGAGAGAGGGATGAGCTGGGCAGAAGCTATGGATCGGTGGGAATCACTAACAGGATCCAAAGAAGGCTTTTACCTAAGTCATCAGGTCAGAAACGGAAAGCAGACAGCTATATTGGCTGTGGCAGTCGAAAGTGGcaagaaaaaaggagaaaatagaAAGGACCACCTTTACACAGTCTATAG gcCTAATACGGGTCTGCAGTTGCGACAAGAGACATTGGGCGAATTAgagaaaaagtacaaaaaggTGGAAACTGAAGAAGCCGAACCACATTGGACTCAGCAGTACGACGCGTCAGTAGACACGTGTTCTCATGCGTACTGGCGaggaaattgcaaaaataccACATTGGGACTGGATTGTGAAGTTGGATTGCGTAGGCGATCTTACAATGTACTTGCAGGATCGGTGCTGAGCGTGTGGAGTCGAGTTGAAAATGTACTAGCTACAAGATCTGGCCACAATTCAAAGATGCAGGTTGTGCGTTTGAGAACTG ATGAGAGCTTAAAAATAGTGGGCACGTTAATCCCAAAATCTTGTATGGAAGCATTGCGTGAAGCTCTCTCATCAGATGCCGAAAAAACTGAGGAGCAAACATTCTGA